TATAATTCCACCTCTAAAAGATTTTGTTTTATGATTATTTTATTGGGGTATCGCCAAGCGGTAAGGCACCTGGTTTTGGTCCAGGCATTCAGAGGTTCGAATCCTTTTACCCCAGCCACTTCTTCTTATCATTTTAATCTTTATCGCGGGATAGAGCAGTCCGGTAGCTCGTTGGGCTCATAACCCAAAGGTCGGCGGTTCAAATCCGTCTCCCGCAACCATCTTTATGTATTTTAATCCATTTTTAAAATAACTTGATTTTTATAAATGCTTTTTCAAAAATTATTTTATTTCTAAGGCTTCGCCTTTTTAAGGGACATAAGGGGGCTTAAATTGAAAAGATTGCCCCTTATGTCCCTTAACAACCCTATACCCTATGACACTTTTAAGAAAAAACCAAAGCACAACTTTAACTTTTGACATTAAAAGCATTAGCAGATAAGAATAGGTTTTGGAAATTTGCATTTAAAAAGCGGGGGTAGGTCTTAGGAAGGGGGTGGGCGATGTTTCACAAGTAAAACTCGCCCCCTCCTAAAGAAAAAGATTTTAAAAAATAGAGATTTTATATCGCCATTATTGATTTGATTTTTGAATTTTTGATTGAAATTTCTAATCTTCAAAAAAAATCAGTGTCGTTTATTCCCATAAAAAAGGCTTGATTTCAGATGGTTTGAGATCAAAAACGTTTTTATAATAATCTTTTAAAAGTGCGTTTATATCCGTGTCTTTAAAAGCTTGTGGGTAGGCTTTGGAAGCTATAAAGAGGGATATGAGTGGAGTTCTAGGACCACCGATGTCAATCGGAGGAAGTTTATAGACTTGTTTATTTTTGATTGCTGCTATGGTTTGAAGCTGCGGATTATTTAATAAATCTTGGGGATTATAGGGGCTAAGCCACCAAATAAAAATTATTTCGGGATTTTCTGAAATTATTTTTTCTAGACTGATTTCTGCTCGCCCGTGATCGATGTATTTAAGACCTAGATTTTCCACGCCTGCATAGACCATAATGTCTGAATCAAGGCTTTCTTTTCCACTAAGTTGGTTGGGTTTGTGAAAAATCTCTATAACGCGTTTTTTGTTCTTAATATTTTTTGTTTTCTGTTCAATCAGCGTTAGAATTTCTTGCATTTTTGCAATCTTTGGGAGTGCTTGAGATTCTTTTTGAAGAACTTTGGCTTGTGTGGTGATGTTTTCGATCACACCTTGAACAGTTCTGTCTTTGAAAGATAAAAAATTGATTCCAAATTTTTTGGCGAATTCGACAGCTTGAGGATTCCCGACGTAGGTGATGATAATGTCGGGTGAGAGGCTTTTGAGTTCTTCGATATTTAAAGCTGCATAATGATCATCGCTTAA
The DNA window shown above is from Helicobacter sp. 12S02232-10 and carries:
- a CDS encoding ABC transporter substrate-binding protein encodes the protein MKKIILLTFLIASTFLNATESITVKDYFGTQTFKEPIKRVIYLGSYAEVPAMLGIWDEIVGMASYGFKSDIVKATAKNLDSIKQLSDDHYAALNIEELKSLSPDIIITYVGNPQAVEFAKKFGINFLSFKDRTVQGVIENITTQAKVLQKESQALPKIAKMQEILTLIEQKTKNIKNKKRVIEIFHKPNQLSGKESLDSDIMVYAGVENLGLKYIDHGRAEISLEKIISENPEIIFIWWLSPYNPQDLLNNPQLQTIAAIKNKQVYKLPPIDIGGPRTPLISLFIASKAYPQAFKDTDINALLKDYYKNVFDLKPSEIKPFLWE